The Pagrus major chromosome 10, Pma_NU_1.0 genome contains a region encoding:
- the haus3 gene encoding HAUS augmin-like complex subunit 3 isoform X1 encodes MLDGGQFVEALGRLGYPGASSLKPSEFDWLFDCAPENLHFWRFVCRTLNRSNVLTMEEAHAFQELQKSGKPLLDEAALGEVLKTIGSSDGSSANILGPSSSSSMFASEGDVAIEDLEAELEALRKEKELKQRRYNRLQVVATSRADVDLRLSAELESAACKLKDASASIGAENADTNTLLQNLTNEVNKLASYLLVQPEAKQSPSISKSPPVLLSQLSLGPYLHQEELNTKTLTAFTRKHFFQGITDIVETSCSERFQVLDLSSCEGREEKENEDKGRDREERMLERRRTEMARLQWSHIVTQHQLMQATAEEKSVEAGLDWLSEKSSHTKSISTSSSLHVREVVSRKELQMVEAELEALLHGPVPAALRESARLINVPVVRGDLALQLARQDYYTSRQDQVRDYLLRQKASFNLVHLAQEMELRRWRTCLKQLAEVNTRLVKEDKAATLRLESLAHPDLAINTRHNPIISCKDAAFSRLLQILDHDSAHGRSEPFRTYEALDQAAHDLAGNLQVTRDALAGAGREQYYTAARLNGDCEALHRAMYTEFQQLVLGPQVRPMAITDQELLCPNAQELTSKLVEAESQLQSLQQVMQEIMGDVKAKRSQLERNALLRRERELYIYFHLDARLLQKIVEDLEGKMSAKRGQQ; translated from the exons ATGTTGGACGGTGGACAGTTTGTGGAGGCCCTGGGCCGTCTAGGTTATCCTGGCGCATCATCATTGAAGCCCTCCGAGTTCGACTGGCTGTTTGACTGTGCCCCGGAGAACCTTCACTTTTGGCGCTTTGTCTGTCGGACCCTCAACCGGAGCAATGTTCTCACCATGGAGGAGGCGCACGCTTTTCAAGAGCTACAGAAGTCTGGTAAACCTCTTCTGGATGAAGCAGCCTTGGGCGAGGTCCTTAAAACCATTGGATCTTCAGATGGAAGCAGTGCAAACATCTTGGggccttcatcttcatcctctaTGTTTGCGTCAGAGGGCGATGTAGCCATAGAAGATTTGGAGGCAGAGCTCGAGGCACTGCGTAAAGAGAAAGAGTTGAAGCAACGACGCTACAACAGGTTGCAGGTTGTGGCAACCTCCCGTGCAGATGTTGACCTACGACTTTCTGCAGAGCTAGAGAGCGCTGCATGTAAGTTGAAGGATGCCAGTGCTTCCATTGGAGCTGAGAATGCTGACACCAACACTCTATTACAAAACCTAACAAATGAGGTGAACAAACTTGCTTCATATCTTCTGGTTCAGCCAGAAGCTAAACAGAGCCCATCTATCTCCAAAAGCccccctgtcctcctctctcagctGTCCTTGGGTCCCTACCTGCATCAGGAGGAGCTCAACACTAAAACACTGACTGCCTTCACTCGGAAGCATTTCTTCCAGGGCATCACCGACATTGTTGAGACTTCTTGCTCTGAGCGCTTTCAGGTCCTTGACCTCAGTTCTTGTGAAGGtagggaggagaaagagaatGAGGACAaagggagagacagggaggaaCGAATGTTGGAGCGCAGGAGGACAGAGATGGCCCGACTTCAGTGGTCTCATATTGTGACCCAGCACCAACTGATGCAGgccacagcagaggagaagagTGTCGAGGCTGGACTGGACTGGCTCTCCGAGAAGTCCTCTCATACCAAG AGCatttccacctcctcctcactgcatgTCCGTGAGGTTGTGTCCAGGAAGGAGCTGCAGATGGTGGAGGCTGAGCTGGAGGCTCTGCTCCATGGACCAGTACCTGCTGCCCTAAGGGAGTCAGCCAGGTTGATTAATGTGCCTGTAGTGAGGGGAGACCTGGCTCTGCAACTGGCCAGGCAGGACTACTACACCTCTAGACAGGATCAG GTACGTGACTACCTACTCCGCCAGAAGGCGTCCTTTAACCTGGTGCACCTGGCTCAGGAGATGGAgttgaggaggtggaggacgtgTCTCAAGCAGCTGGCAGAAGTAAACACCAGACTGGTCAAGGAAGATAAAGCGGCGACCCTCAGACTCGAGTCCCTGGCGCACCCTGACCTGGCTATCAACACCAGGCACAACCCTATCATCAGCTGCAAGGATGCAGCCTTTAGCAG ACTCCTCCAGATCCTTGACCATGATTCAGCCCACGGTCGATCGGAGCCTTTTCGGACATATGAAGCATTAGACCAGGCTGCTCATGACCTCGCAGGCAACCTCCAGGTGACCCGAGATGCCCTAGCCGGTGCTGGCCGTGAGCAGTACTACACAGCTGCTCGTCTTAATGGCGACTGTGAGGCTCTCCACAGGGCAATGTACACAGAGTTCCAGCAGCTGGTCTTAGGGCCGCAGGTACGTCCAATGGCCATCACTGACCAGGAGCTGCTCTGTCCCAATGCACAG GAGCTGACGTCGAAGCTGGTGGAAGcagagtctcagctgcagagtttgcagcaagtaatgcaagAAATCATGGGGGATGTCAAAGCTAAGCGCTCTCAGCTGGAGCGCAATGCCCTCCTCAGGCGGGAGAGGGAATTATACATCTACTTCCACTTGGATGCACGGCTGCTGCAGAAAATAGTCGAAGATCTGGAGGGCAAAATGTCTGCGAAGAGAGGGCAGCAATAA
- the haus3 gene encoding HAUS augmin-like complex subunit 3 isoform X2, with translation MLDGGQFVEALGRLGYPGASSLKPSEFDWLFDCAPENLHFWRFVCRTLNRSNVLTMEEAHAFQELQKSGKPLLDEAALGEVLKTIGSSDGSSANILGPSSSSSMFASEGDVAIEDLEAELEALRKEKELKQRRYNRLQVVATSRADVDLRLSAELESAACKLKDASASIGAENADTNTLLQNLTNEVNKLASYLLVQPEAKQSPSISKSPPVLLSQLSLGPYLHQEELNTKTLTAFTRKHFFQGITDIVETSCSERFQVLDLSSCEGREEKENEDKGRDREERMLERRRTEMARLQWSHIVTQHQLMQATAEEKSVEAGLDWLSEKSSHTKSISTSSSLHVREVVSRKELQMVEAELEALLHGPVPAALRESARLINVPVVRGDLALQLARQDYYTSRQDQVRDYLLRQKASFNLVHLAQEMELRRWRTCLKQLAEVNTRLVKEDKAATLRLESLAHPDLAINTRHNPIISCKDAAFSRLLQILDHDSAHGRSEPFRTYEALDQAAHDLAGNLQVTRDALAGAGREQYYTAARLNGDCEALHRAMYTEFQQLVLGPQELTSKLVEAESQLQSLQQVMQEIMGDVKAKRSQLERNALLRRERELYIYFHLDARLLQKIVEDLEGKMSAKRGQQ, from the exons ATGTTGGACGGTGGACAGTTTGTGGAGGCCCTGGGCCGTCTAGGTTATCCTGGCGCATCATCATTGAAGCCCTCCGAGTTCGACTGGCTGTTTGACTGTGCCCCGGAGAACCTTCACTTTTGGCGCTTTGTCTGTCGGACCCTCAACCGGAGCAATGTTCTCACCATGGAGGAGGCGCACGCTTTTCAAGAGCTACAGAAGTCTGGTAAACCTCTTCTGGATGAAGCAGCCTTGGGCGAGGTCCTTAAAACCATTGGATCTTCAGATGGAAGCAGTGCAAACATCTTGGggccttcatcttcatcctctaTGTTTGCGTCAGAGGGCGATGTAGCCATAGAAGATTTGGAGGCAGAGCTCGAGGCACTGCGTAAAGAGAAAGAGTTGAAGCAACGACGCTACAACAGGTTGCAGGTTGTGGCAACCTCCCGTGCAGATGTTGACCTACGACTTTCTGCAGAGCTAGAGAGCGCTGCATGTAAGTTGAAGGATGCCAGTGCTTCCATTGGAGCTGAGAATGCTGACACCAACACTCTATTACAAAACCTAACAAATGAGGTGAACAAACTTGCTTCATATCTTCTGGTTCAGCCAGAAGCTAAACAGAGCCCATCTATCTCCAAAAGCccccctgtcctcctctctcagctGTCCTTGGGTCCCTACCTGCATCAGGAGGAGCTCAACACTAAAACACTGACTGCCTTCACTCGGAAGCATTTCTTCCAGGGCATCACCGACATTGTTGAGACTTCTTGCTCTGAGCGCTTTCAGGTCCTTGACCTCAGTTCTTGTGAAGGtagggaggagaaagagaatGAGGACAaagggagagacagggaggaaCGAATGTTGGAGCGCAGGAGGACAGAGATGGCCCGACTTCAGTGGTCTCATATTGTGACCCAGCACCAACTGATGCAGgccacagcagaggagaagagTGTCGAGGCTGGACTGGACTGGCTCTCCGAGAAGTCCTCTCATACCAAG AGCatttccacctcctcctcactgcatgTCCGTGAGGTTGTGTCCAGGAAGGAGCTGCAGATGGTGGAGGCTGAGCTGGAGGCTCTGCTCCATGGACCAGTACCTGCTGCCCTAAGGGAGTCAGCCAGGTTGATTAATGTGCCTGTAGTGAGGGGAGACCTGGCTCTGCAACTGGCCAGGCAGGACTACTACACCTCTAGACAGGATCAG GTACGTGACTACCTACTCCGCCAGAAGGCGTCCTTTAACCTGGTGCACCTGGCTCAGGAGATGGAgttgaggaggtggaggacgtgTCTCAAGCAGCTGGCAGAAGTAAACACCAGACTGGTCAAGGAAGATAAAGCGGCGACCCTCAGACTCGAGTCCCTGGCGCACCCTGACCTGGCTATCAACACCAGGCACAACCCTATCATCAGCTGCAAGGATGCAGCCTTTAGCAG ACTCCTCCAGATCCTTGACCATGATTCAGCCCACGGTCGATCGGAGCCTTTTCGGACATATGAAGCATTAGACCAGGCTGCTCATGACCTCGCAGGCAACCTCCAGGTGACCCGAGATGCCCTAGCCGGTGCTGGCCGTGAGCAGTACTACACAGCTGCTCGTCTTAATGGCGACTGTGAGGCTCTCCACAGGGCAATGTACACAGAGTTCCAGCAGCTGGTCTTAGGGCCGCAG GAGCTGACGTCGAAGCTGGTGGAAGcagagtctcagctgcagagtttgcagcaagtaatgcaagAAATCATGGGGGATGTCAAAGCTAAGCGCTCTCAGCTGGAGCGCAATGCCCTCCTCAGGCGGGAGAGGGAATTATACATCTACTTCCACTTGGATGCACGGCTGCTGCAGAAAATAGTCGAAGATCTGGAGGGCAAAATGTCTGCGAAGAGAGGGCAGCAATAA